The Ornithorhynchus anatinus isolate Pmale09 chromosome X5, mOrnAna1.pri.v4, whole genome shotgun sequence nucleotide sequence gggaagcTCACTCGGTTGTCTTTTCCAGCACATCTTCCTCATGCGTGGTCTCTgggactctctctgtctctcttacccacctcatttcctccctttcccactctgtgtcacgccctctctcctcctctggcttcctccacctccccaccaccacccaccacCACACTTCTCGTCCCCCAACACTGTTCTTGTCCCAGGGTTGCGTCTCAGAAAACCCGATAGCCCTTTTCAGTGAGATGTGGGAAAAATCCTTAGCGTTTTGAACTACTGACAGTTTCACTTTCCCCGATGATTTCTTTCCGTTTTAGGTCACTTGCCAGGGAGCATTCTTGCCGGAGAAGAATGTTTACCTTAGCGTTTGCAACCTGAACCAATACAGGGCAACGGAATGCTTtccacctgtctttcccatcgAGATTCAACATACTATGAATTTTGAAAAGGTAAACTTCATTTTTCCCCTTAGGTTGTATTTTTGAAATGCTGGAATAGAATACGCTTGCCTTAAATTTGTTCCGGAGtagatttatttacttctattactgAAATTCCTGTGAAAGAAAACTTACACCCTGCAAATAACCaggtagaatagtaataataatgatagtaataataataatggttttcaagtgcttatttgccaggtactgttctaaacactggggtagagtcaagataatccgATCTGGCATAATCTCTGTCCGTGtgtggctcatggtctaagagggagggacgaCTCATATTTTGTCCCTACTTTacaggaaagggaggcagagctgggattagaacccaggtcatcagaagcccagacccacactctttccaccaggccagtgTTGCgtctcatcttgtatctatcgatcgatggtgtttatCGAGGGCAGAACACTagtctgagctcttgggagagtacggtgcaatagaactggtagccagatccctgcccataaggaacttatagtctagagggggagacggacattacaaTGAATTGtaaatagaggaaatggcagactaTAAGGATAGGCACATCCGTACtttgggcttgggggtggggtggggtggagctggggtgaatatcaaagtacttaagtacaaagtgcatagacaatacagaagagagggtgtataaaggaaatgagggcagcAGCCTCTTCGagaagatataattttaatagggcttggaaaatggggagagtagtggtcttcggatattagagggagagagctccaggcgtGAGGGAGAACGTGAGCAGGTCTGTAGTGAGACAGTcgatatcaaggtacagtgagtaggttggtgatagaggagtgtggggagtggggagagaaaggctctctctttcctacctcaccttgccaatttcttactacaacccaactgccAACATGACATTCGTTTCCGAGGTGGAGCCTTGTCATCTGTGGACTCTTGCCAATCATCAGCGACATCGCCAAGAGGAAGAAATTCTGGGGATGaaatcttctcatcttcaaactaAACTTAGCAATTTAACACTGTAGTTAAAACAGCAAGCGTGATATTAGGATATAAAAGTAGTAGCCTAACATATGACAGTCGTTCCATTATATTCAGCAATGCTTGGGTTTGTAATGGTCGGGCTATTTTTAAGGTGCTGATCCCCTTTCCCACAAAacccttcccctcttttttttccagctggttggttagcagcagcagcagaacacCACCAtccaatcccccccacccccaaaaagcaCCCCAGAATGGGCAGTGTATGCTCATGGGAGCTGTGGCTATATCCAACCTCGCCCCCatcatcctcctttcttctctgagCATGCCACGCAACCCAGTATAGGCCGCAACCAGTGGTGGGCAGAGGGCGGTGAGAGTGGAGGTGCTAACAGAGCCTGGGGATTCTGCCCAGCCATCCCTTCTTGTGggaggcctcctcttcctcacagaAGTAGGGGAGGAAGTGCCAAGACAGCGGCCCCTGGCCAATGGGCGTGGTGGCGATTGCCGTAGTTGCCATATAATTGGCATGGATTTGTTGTATTTAGTATACTGGGTACGGAGAAGGGGTATAAGAGAGTCAGGAGAAGTTTCAGAGTAGCGCTACAGAATGAAGCACCACCCGTGAAGAAAGGCCGAAGGATCAGGGTTCAGTCTGGAAGAGAAAAGTCAAGGGCCGATTTAATCATAAATGCAGGGGTGCCAGATCTCTGGGAGGCGAAAGGAGATGGTTGTCCTAGAGGTATCTGcggtaatagtgatagtatttattaaatgcttactctgtgcagagcagtgtactaagccctgggagagaatgcacagttaTCCACCACAATCTAGAGCAATGTACTTTTTTGAACAATCCACTATCCACAACAAAATGCAATCCATTTCAGTGCATATTATCACTAAAGTGTCCTTTAtgtcatttcttttcctttccctaggTGTTTAGAAATGCATCAGAGCCTGCTGATATTTTGGAACTTTTGGAATGTAGGTACTTAAAAATAGCGACTGTAAATTCAGTGATGTAAAATTGTGCCACGGTTCGTTCATTTCAATGAatttatttgctgagcacctactctgtcaaGAGCATGGCACTAGTCCCTGCAATCTACAATTAAAATCTCACTGGGGTGACAGGCAGACTTAAGCTGTATATATCcagcagaagcaggaggaaaaatgtggataaaataggTAACACcaagagtatggaaaaatgaatagaGTTCATGTAAACATGCGTAACTGCTTTCTAAATAATGATACTGCATTGTCTTCCATTTATTTACAAAGAAGTGGGCATAAAATCTGACTTTCATTTTTAAAACCCTTTCCTCAATAACCCTTTAAAATGCAGGAATAAAGATGTGCTTCTTAAAGTCATTATTTTCCATTCTCCCAAGTTCAGAGTAGGCTTCattcaaatatatatttttaaagtgaTTTTTGAAGAGCTTGGCTGACCAAACCCTTGACCAGCATCTTAAAAATGTTGAGAGTCAAATAAAATAAAGAAGATAAATAAAATGCCAAAACAAAAAAGAAGTCAACTTTAGCCAGAAAGCCTCATTTCTCCTAAGGAACTGTTTCGAGGGGATTAACTCTTCCACGGAAAGTGTACTGCTTTGCCGATTAGGTCCAAActgggtgggcctgggaggactGATCAATTCCAGGAGATTTAATTTAGGGTCATAAGCTTTTTGTACTGTCTTCCACGTCAGCAATTAAAACTCTTGGGTGATGGCCAGAAACCTCAAGAAACACACTGTCTGTACCTTTCAGTGATTTGCCTTAATGCTTTTCTCTCTACCGTCTGTAAATTTACAAGTGTGAAGTAATGTGCACTAGCCTAACTGTTTCTTCAGACTCAGATTTTCCCTTGCattatttaaaatgaaaacatgGAATTTATTAATAGCTCCTAATGATAGTTCAAAAGGTAGGTCCCGCTTTTCCCAATGAAATAGGATGCAATGGCCAAGTGTTACTGATCTGTTTACATGTTGAAAGTCTAGTGGAGCAACTTAAGTATCATCAATACAGTCTTGTATCGTTGCTTAGCATTTACAGAGCCGCACTTAAGTGCTCATGTGAAATGGCTTGTAATAAGCCTTTAATGGGAGAGTTTCTTCTCTTGTACATTAAGAAATAGTAGTGTCTGTTCCCTTCTTACCTGAGATGCAAACTTTGCTTTCTGGAGGGGAAAcagtctccctgctccccctcttgcCTTCTCCGTGATAGTCAGTGTCAGTATGAAAAAAAAAGCTTATGGGTTAGAAATATGTCGCtttttctgttgttctttcccaaacgttTTGACGGTGCATTGCATCACGTGGAAACTTAGTGAATagggcacggtcctgggagtcggaaggtcgtgggttctgctcccggctccgccgtttgtctgctgtgtgaccttgggcaagtcactttacttctgtgggcctcagttacctcatctgtaaaatggggattgagactaagtcccaggtgggacagggactgtgtccaacccgacttgcttgtatccaccccagcgcttagtacagtgcctggcacccagtaagtgtttaacaaataccacaattattatttattgttattactactactactagtacgcTCATCCACATTGGGATGTGAGGCTGCTCTTGCCTGCCCCTGGCTCCAGGGACCATGGGAGCAAGCCAACCAGAGCTGCTGCAGTCCTCTCTTGCCTTGTCCACAAGCCTCTGCTGCAtactgctgcttccccaggcccAGAAGAGGTTCAGAAGCCCTGGGCAGCTCTTCCTCATGGGGGCCAGGGTCAGGATGGCATCAGGCCCAGCTCCGCTGAGGACGACAGGAACCCCCAGGGCCGGGATTACGAACGCCCGATTGGAGGCAAGAGGTGGGACTGCCATCGTGGCTCCTcctccagccttttttttttttttgtggtatttgttactcacttactgggtgccaggtactgtactaagctctagggtagtcataagctaatcaagttgaaacagcccatgtcccacatggagctcacagtcttaatccccattttacagttgaggtaacggaggcccagtgaagtgacttgcccaaggtcacccagcagacaagtggcacactcgggattggaacccagggccttctgactcccaggctcgcactctatccactagaccacactgcttctctaaggtgccAAGGGATGGATTGGGCTAGTATGGCTGCCTGTCCTATCCAGAATGCCATAGGGGTGAAGCAGTTGGCTTTGTCCATACGGTGTCAAGCTCCTTGGGATATGTTCTCTTTTGTCCCCCTGGAGTTGGTGCTTATGAGTACTGGTATTAGTTAGTGAGCtcctaccgtgggcagagcactgtattaagtcttgGTATAAAACAGGAAGGGTAAAAGTCatggaccctgccctcaaggagtttcattCTAATATCAATTTCAGGATACGTATTAAAAATGCTAAATCGTATATCCATTTTATATAATTAGGTAGCAGAGCAacatcccatcctttaacttgTTTGCATATGGTGTGATAGTCAAGagtgttataatgataatatctgtggtatgcGTTAAaggtttattatatgccaagcatgggagggggtggatataagataatgcAGGTCCTGTCCCAAAGTCTGTATcccgcatggagttcacagtctaaggatgaaaaagaacaggtatttaacccccattttacagatgaggaaaccgaagcacagagaagttgtgacttttccagggtcacactgcaggcaaatgacagaactgggattagaacacaggtcccctgactcccaagcccatgtacttcccactaggccaatctaGAACTGGAAGATCTATCTTGGATGTCACTATAGATAGCATCAAGTTCTTTAGTACGCAAGTGTCTCTGGATGTGCATAATTAAATCCAACCTGGTATATCCCCGAAAATTTCAGGGCGCACTTAAGAGCTCCTGTAGTCACCCTGAAATGCAGTGCCCACTAAGTGTAATTCACATATATGTAATGTTCACTGTGGGATAAAGAACAACAAGTGAACCttgagattttaggaggaaaaGTAGCCTGTCATCAAAGAGAATAAAACCCCATTCATTTAGGCCTCACTAACTTGCCATTCACAAAGGTGTACAGAAACAAAAAGGAGACATTCCCAAGGTACTGTAGTATAACTACCCTTAACCAAAAATACTTTATTGATTCAGACTGGACCCTCTCCACATTatattgaattaatcaatcatatttacggagcacttactctttgtagagcactgtattaattgcttggaaaagtacaatataacagagttgggagatgtatTCCTGGctgacaagaagcttacagcctgaaggaggagcttacagtttgaaggaagagcttacaggctaaaggaGACTAAATGTacggtatcattattattgttattgaaattCCAGTGTGTCAAAGATCCAGTTATATTCTCACGCCACGTGTGAATTTAACTGTTACAGTTGACTTCTGATGAAGTATTTTAActgtggccttttcagtcacctcCACACTCACAATGATGTCTTCAAATACGAAGGacagctatcaatcagtcaatcagtatccagtgcttagaaaagtgcttggcacatagtaagcgcttaacaaataccatcattattatttattgagtgcttcctgtgtgcaaagcaccatactaagctcttgggaaagtcaaatgaaatagacttggtagacacaattcctgccttacagtctagagggaagaggatACAATATTTACAAtactgtttttttccccttttttcaggCTACACCACCAAGTTTGAATTAATTCAACTAGTGCATCCAGGTAATTGTTGTTAAATACttttaaaaagggaattaatTTAGGATTTAAAGGGATATAAATTTGAATAGGTACTTTAAAACACAGGTAATTTCTCTGtcagtctctgtctcctcttcctcctttctctctctctctctctctctccctgtcaaaTTTTCACTAATACCATAGTTAGGTTTTTGTAATAGTTGAATGGTGGTAACTTGAAGAAATAGTAAACTTGTCCTAAAGGTATTATTTTCAATTGactgatttgtttttgtttgatatttttagtgttttttggggtttttttgatgaTTTGTTCTGCCAGATTCAattattaaaatctcatttgAGATTGGCCCAGGGACCGATTTACCGATGGGTCCTAGAGTCCTGGCCTAAAGTGGCAAATTTTGAACGTGGCATTTTTGTGAACAGTTCTCCCTGAAAGATAAGGTGGCTGCACTTGGTTTGTGCAGATGGATGCGTAAGAATGTGCCCAACTTTCTGTACCTGAGTGTTGAGATTGCACTGAAAATGATAAGCAGCACCCAGCTACCAGTTAtactgcagattttttttttttatgccttTAATggattaaaaaatatttacactCAAAACAGATGGTAGATTAAAATCCTTGGCAATTCTTTCAATTGAATCATCAACCCcctgccctggatcacctccacagtccgcttCCTCTGCGCTTGTGCTTGAGCTGCGGAACATCGCTGGTgtaaatccagacaccaggctgacGTCGTCCATTTAAAGTTCATCCtcacttgctttaactctgccctctcctccaccgggTAATGGTACGTCACTATTCTTATTGACTCCCTTGCCCGTGGCCCTCTCCAACTGTTTCAGGCTTTTAAGTCCCCACTCATACCCattgtcccccccacccctcccatctcttggccctaatgaccttgccaactacttcattaataaaattgaaatcattagGTGTGAGCTCtccaaaatctcccctgcaccttAGCAATCCTTGCCTCCTGACCGCTCCTCGACTTTCCCGTCCtcggcagtatctcaagaggaggtctcccgcttcctctcaaaatcGACCCCGTCCCCtcgcaccttattaaaacacttgccccctctcttcttccctccctgactgccatctcaaGCCCTCACtgtccagtggctccttccccactgctttccaacatgccagtgtctccccttcctaaaaaacccctcccttgacctcacagctccctccatttatcaccctgtttccttcctcccattcctctctagACTTCTTGAGTGTTTACACCCCCTGATTCCACTTgctttcctccaattttctcctcgaCCCCATTGCACTTTGGTTTCCTCTCCTTTTATGCCACAGAAATTTTATCTAAGGTGACcaatcacctccttcttgccaaatgcaatatATTCTATTCCATCTTACTCACTCCTCTCTCATATTTGGAAGATCACCATTTTCCTTCGAGAGACCTTCCTTCTCTAGGCCCTGATTTCTCCTATTCGCCATCCTTTCTATATTGCTTGTctgcacacttggatctgtaccccttaagatcTTGATAAtcgcccctttcccagccccacagcgattaaggacatatccctatactctcccattccccattagtcatttattttaatgttggtcttccccctcaagactgagtgtagggaacacgtctaccaatgtTCCTGCATTGTTCTCTGtatttgtccctctagactgtaagctcctgttgggcagggcacaggtctcctaactcttttgtattgtactctcccgagtgcttagcatagtattgtgtacccagtaagtgctcgataaatgccatcaattgatcgagtctctcccaagcatctggtatagtgcttggcacagaataagcactcggtaagtactatagattgattgattgagttggaaTTGGAATTATTGTCATAGATCTCCATGACAGTATTCCAGATTATTTTGTTGAAAGTAAGGAAGGCATTGTGCTTTGTAAATTTCAAAGTTAATTCATAACGTAAAAAGGATTTAATCTCACTACTTAAGTATTTATTTTcacaataaatacttaacaactgTATAATTACCAAGCATTCTATTGTTAAGGAACTCAGCGGAGACGATCAATTTAGAGCCTTTGGGGTGGCAAAAATGATCACCCCGTCTGTGAATCGGCCGGCTGGAATGTTTGGTCAAATTCTTCATTAATTCAAATGATAGCAACGCTTGGCCGAAGGGTAGAATTTTGGATTTCCTTCCGTTTTTATGTATTTTTTGGCTCTATTGCTGGTTATAACCAGTTGCCACTTAACACCCTTGGATTACTGATAGAGGATTTGTGTTCAGCAGAGCTTTAAGCGGGATGGTTGCATTCAGCTTTTCTTTCCATGTTAGCAAAGGTAGAAAAATACAAATGGGCACATGGTGGCAGAATAATCCTACTCTTGAGGTCAGTGAAATGGCTTATGTTATTAACCCATGGGGAGTTTTAAGCTTACTTGGGGAAAATgattagaaaatgaaaagaatcatTGCCATGTTCTGACTGAATTTAAAGTACCCCCATCAGATTATTATGCACTTGGTCTGCATTGATATTGTATAAAATTTCCTCTTTTGCAGtctccttttttaattttttccagaCTCGATATGATTTGTATGGGCATATACTGTAAATGCTGTTGGGCtggtggggggtgaatatcaaagtgcataAGGGGGAGGTACACATCCAAGATCACAgtccacacagaagggagggcaaataggggaaataaagggctcagtcaggaaaggcctcttggaggagatgtgattttaggaaggttgtgaaggagggagaaagtttcaggccagagagagcttgtgggcaaagggtcggtggcgagagagatgagactgcgGTCccgagagaagcaacatggcctagtagaaagagcacaggcctgggaatctgaaggacctgggttctaatcccagctccaccacttgtctgctttgggaccctgggcaagtctctctgtgccttagttacttcataatgtaaaatggggaaaaatactgtgagccccatgtgggacagggaatgatggactatatccaaccttattagctcctatctaccccagtgcttagtataatacctgacaaataccattaaaaaaaaaaagacctgggttctaatcccagctctcctgcttgtcagctgtgtgatcttgggcaagtcacttgacttctcggtgcctcagttacctcatgtataaaatggggattaagactgtgacttccgggcctgtgctctatccattaggccatgcagcttctcatctttgatccatcccttcctctcctgccgtAGGTAGTTCCGGGTCAGTCGCATTCTCTCTTCAGTGCAGGGCAGGGAGATGCTCATTCCTCAAGCGTGGAGGAGAGAAAAGTTGCCTTGATCCCCTTCCTGCATTGTCCTTTTTGCGTGGGCTAATTTCTGTGCAAAGGGAGAATGAGCTAGAAGTTCTCAGCAACTGGATTGACATTTGGCCTTCCTCTACAAGGTAGAGAATGAAGGGAAGAGTGGAACAGATGAAGTAGtaaagagggaagcagaggaaaacagggttgggggacaggagaacagggagaaatgaataaagggaaagaagaagatggaaaagagagaagagaaagaagagtggaaaagggggagtttttttttttttttttaatcttgctgCTTCTTTGATGTCTTCCGCCCCCGCCAACTGCTCTGAAAACTGGCCCGGCAGGGTTTGCAGAGCTTCCGCAGCCATTTCTGAGGTTGGGCATCCACCTCATTCTGGGAGCATCCTTCAGGAGTTTTTCCCGTGATCTGATGCCGGAGCCAACCCCACTGAGTTCTGGGGCCAGGAGGCCTTAGGCTGCTGCCAAGGAGCGAAAAGTGAATCATTCACCTTCTGGTTCCCAACTGGCTTCAAAAGGCAGGACATCTTAGCTGGAGCTGCCTTCCTTGCCGCAAAAGCTGTGCGAGTGAggctaattcatccattcattccgtcgtatttattgagcgcttactgtgtgcggggcactgtactaagcgcttggaaagtacaattcagcaataatggTTTCTCTCCACAGTGCCAATCCCATAGGAGTAATGCCTTTCCCGACATTAGAGGTGTATGGAGGTGGCGCCCCTGCAAACAGccttcttagattttttttttttctctgactgGAAGGACTTCTTTTACTGGTTGCTAAATGCACACTGCAGATCCTTGTTCTGATGAATTTGGTGAGAAGActtagacccagagaagctaaggagGGACCTTTAAACAGTTCGAAGGTCGTGGAAAATTGGGCTGATTCCTTCCGATCCTTAGACCACCTGCGCCCTGAAGAATATTATTACTCCGTAGGGGGTCTGTTTTTGAACTGTACTTCGAATGAGAGATGTTAAAGAGCTTCTCTTCATTTACCAAAATGTCTGTGACATTTTCAGGACTCTTTTAGAACCTcctgttttttcctccttcctttctagaAGGAGAAATTTTGGCATTCTATG carries:
- the SPATA6L gene encoding spermatogenesis associated 6-like protein isoform X3 — protein: MPLKLSVELEIRAVTCQGAFLPEKNVYLSVCNLNQYRATECFPPVFPIEIQHTMNFEKVFRNASEPADILELLECYTTKFELIQLVHPEGEILAFYEENTRQFLFPESTLPSSNDKVDREVVMKKIRGFPTVLRSFLSLGDDS